In one Gadus morhua chromosome 7, gadMor3.0, whole genome shotgun sequence genomic region, the following are encoded:
- the uspl1 gene encoding SUMO-specific isopeptidase USPL1 isoform X2, translated as MELITVQERTSSLENCPWCCAKGWFHALRSYPINLQESIILCTNPQCLYPLVSRPLEDVLADLIPVKAQIGVKRKNGQVLPSDDVAVPPPKRPRSHGDEQGSEASDSSVTGEEPPAIDVDGTAFTVLQDACEEALWKTPPSEGPLASEAVCQGEGAKDQGDDVLVPSCSPSKPTPGESALSSADPLSSVGGFGTFGPPSAGFAPRRASVVEDGKPGGVLFGQANGPPRDGLRPCDLDSTQGGEPLEDLVECLLASAPAEKPRLLDSEGTSVLTGDATKEAEAEATASTWQQADGDVLPRRTHAAPPKEEEGLVSLPARLFWKNNDKLCWLDALLVALVNCRSLRDNGPGEGAPGSPIWELITEYDAVCAAAQAHQLTGRDGVVRVPDGVLQKAHTDLHRIRMAVFQLLQPKLRCRLGRKETPVFALPLLVAGDPWAEGLFEQNFEWELECSSCQSVSQTRVTKPLPTFTNVMDDWHPEKAAHRGPCNLCHQKDQRRTMVLDRVPAVFALHFVDGLPGNDPQSYSFSRGGRRYVVSTVIQYDRDIQHFVTWTRTVDGAWQEFDDLKYPGCRSHQELPVPAQEMHIVFWEADEDPARPACSPSAPVGGPPPSNGPGDEPDQATLLAPSPDRPLLPSYDDGDLDGVLDLSVDRGAAWCHTGDASIGSATLLDAFEGLSHSDIVTLTLTEVRPDAEGKLPAHPTPERGSPDDAVADLTPRRDEALAGSASESESDGHVSRDPTFDPPTPKRTRQAKAKAKAKREKKSGTKPKPPPKVKPPPKVKPPPKPKPPPKVKPPPKPKPPPKVKPPPKPKPPPKVKAPPKTPLSKRGKKEFATAVAMETAATASVPSTNSSPPAVQIPALDTPLQLDRWSFMMSKQPQTRLRATPAPAPAATPAAAAPVRPAPNPAPPRKPRAPRPQLRLESSELPPKNAGMYDAFGVKRRSPSPSWSPAPPTLPEPAGYHTPSAPPPSTPTAAKAVAFTFQTPGATELPRTTPSGKRDRLSDGPVTTDTLRLQLLKKLKAKKKKLEALNQLLQGGAGGGAQAGGGARAGGASPQAVTSSTAPGSSCEDLLTAWLSPTSTVSNRSPDSSGLPETRTNGSGAGPVGGAYQTNYPPTYCLPGGEDNLLEEFMSGGAAVQRQAPMEAQGPSGLAGGGGGGKKACAVSNEFETFDMDDLYLF; from the exons ATGGAATTAATTACG GTTCAAGAAAGAACTTCCTCATTGGAGAATTGTCCTTGGTGCTGTGCCAAGGGCTGGTTCCATGCACTGCGCTCTTATCCCATCAACTTACAGGAGTCCATCATCCTCTGCACAAATCCACAG TGCCTCTACCCCCTGGTAAGCAGACCTCTGGAGGATGTCTTGGCAGATCTGATTCCGGTGAAGGCGCAGATTGGAGTTAAAAGAAAGAACGGGCAAGTCTTGCCAAGCGATGACGTCGCGGTACCTCCCCCCAAACGGCCGCGGTCTCACGGAGACGAGCAAGGGTCGGAGGCCTCGGACTCTTCGGTCACCGGAGAAGAACCTCCTGCTATCGATGTGGACGGTACGGCGTTCACCGTGCTGCAGGACGCCTGTGAGGAGGCTCTCTGGAAGACGCCTCCCTCAGAAGGCCCCCTCGCTTCTGAGGCTGTGTGTCAAGGGGAGGGCGCTAAGGACCAGGGGGACGATGTTCTCGTACCCTCGTGCTCGCCGAGCAAACCCACGCCAGGGGAGTCTGCGCTTTCTTCGGCCGACCCCCTGTCGTCCGTCGGAGGGTTCGGCACTTTCGGACCCCCGTCGGCAGGGTTTGCGCCTCGCCGTGCCTCGGTGGTAGAGGATGGGAAGCCCGGAGGCGTACTGTTTGGACAGGCAAACGGCCCGCCCCGTGACGGTCTCCGGCCTTGCGATCTGGACTCGACCCAGGGCGGGGAACCCTTGGAGGATTTAGTGGAATGCCTCTTGGCGTCGGCTCCGGCCGAGAAGCCACGGCTTCTGGACAGCGAGGGGACCTCTGTGCTTACGGGGGACGCGACGAAGGAGGCGGAAGCAGAGGCGACGGCCTCGACGTGGCAGCAGGCCGACGGAGACGTGCTCCCCCGACGGACGCACGCCGCGCCGCctaaggaagaggaggggctgGTGTCGCTGCCGGCCAGGCTGTTCTGGAAGAACAACGACAAGCTTTGCTGGCTCGACGCGCTGCTCGTCGCTTTGGTCAACTGTAGGAGCCTGAGGGACAACGGACCCGGAGAAGGGGCCCCGGGGTCCCCCATATGGGAGCTCATCACGGAGTACGACGCGGTCTGCGCCGCTGCCCAGGCGCACCAGCTCACTGGCAGAG ATGGTGTTGTGAGGGTCCCAGACGGGGTGCTGCAGAAGGCCCACACCGACCTGCACCGCATCCGCATGGCCGTCTtccagctgctgcagcccaAACTACGCTGCCGCCTGG GCCGGAAGGAGACCCCGGTGTTCGCCTTGCCCCTCCTGGTGGCCGGCGACCCGTGGGCCGAGGGCCTCTTCGAGCAGAACTTCGAATGGGAGCTTGAGTGCAGCAGCTGTCAGAGCGTCAGCCAGACCAG GGTGACCAAGCCACTGCCAACGTTCACCAACGTGATGGACGACTGGCATCCGGAGAAGGCGGCCCACCGTGGGCCCTGCAACCTGTGTCACCAGAAGGACCAGCGCAGGACGATGGTGTTGGACAG GGTCCCTGCCGTGTTTGCCCTGCACTTTGTGGACGGGCTGCCGGGCAACGACCCCCAGAGCTACTCCTTCAGCCGCGGCGGGCGCCGCTACGTCGTGTCCACCGTCATCCAGTACGACCGGGACATCCAGCACTTTGTCACCTGGACGCGCACCGTCGACG GAGCGTGGCAGGAGTTCGACGACCTGAAATATCCCGGCTGCCGCAGCCACCAGGAGCTCCCCGTCCCAGCCCAGGAGATGCACATCGTCTTCTGGGAGGCGGACGAGGACCCCGCCCGCCCGGCCTGCTCCCCCTCCGCCCCGGTCGGGGGACCCCCGCCTTCCAATGGACCAGGCGACGAGCCGGACCAGGCGACGCTGCTGGCCCCGTCTCCGGACCGGCCCCTCCTCCCGTCGTACGACGACGGGGACCTCGATGGCGTGCTCGACCTGTCCGTGGACAGAGGCGCGGCGTGGTGCCACACAGGTGACGCGTCCATCGGGTCGGCCACGCTGCTGGACGCCTTCGAGGGCCTGTCCCACAGCGACATCGTGACGCTCACGCTGACGGAGGTCCGGCCGGACGCTGAGGGGAAGCTGCCGGCCCACCCGACGCCAGAGAGGGGCTCTCCGGACGACGCCGTCGCCGACCTGACGCCCCGGAGAGACGAGGCTCTCGCTGGGTCTGCGTCCGAGTCCGAAAGCGATGGACACGTGTCAAGGGATCCCACGTttgaccccccaacccccaagcGAACACGCCAGGCTAAAGCCAAAGCCAAAGCCAAGAGGGAAAAGAAAAGTGGCACGAAACCGAAGCCTCCCCCGAAAGTGAAGCCTCCCCCGAAAGTGAAGCCTCCCCCGAAACCAAAGCCTCCCCCAAAAGTGAAGCCTCCCCCGAAACCAAAGCCTCCCCCAAAAGTGAAGCCTCCCCCGAAACCGAAGCCTCCCCCGAAAGTGAAGGCTCCCCCGAAAACTCCTCTTTCAAAGCGTGGCAAAAAAGAGTTCGCAACCGCCGTGGCCATGGAAACGGCTGCTACCGCCAGCGTTCCATCGACGAACTCCTCTCCGCCGGCTGTTCAGATCCCTGCGCTCGATACCCCGCTGCAGCTGGACCGCTGGAGCTTCATGATGAGCAAACAGCCTCAGACCCGGCTCAGAGCCACCCCCGCTCCGGCGCCGGCCGCGACGCCGGCCGCGGCGGCCCCCGTGAGGCCCGCCCCCAACCCCGCCCCTCCGAGGAAACCCAGGGCGCCCCGGCCCCAGCTGAGGCTGGAGAGCAGCGAGCTGCCGCCGAAGAACGCCGGGATGTACGACGCCTTCGGCGTGAAACGTAGGTCTCCCTCGCCGTCGTGGTCGCCGGCGCCGCCAACTCTCCCTGAGCCCGCGGGGTACCACACTCCTTCAGCCCCGCCCCCGAGCACGCCGACCGCGGCCAAGGCGGTCGCCTTCACCTTCCAGACCCCCGGAGCCACGGAGCTCCCCAGGACCACGCCCTCGGGGAAACGCGACCGCCTCTCGGACGGTCCCGTCACCACGGACACCCTCCGACTCCAGCTGCTGAAGAAGCTCAaggccaagaagaagaagctggaggCGCTGAACCAGCTGCTgcagggcggggccgggggcggggcccaggccgggggcggggcccgggccGGGGGGGCCTCCCCCCAGGCCGTCACCTCTAGCACGGCCCCGGGGTCGAGCTGCGAGGACCTGCTCACCGCCTGGCTGTCGCCCACCTCCACCGTCAGCAACCGGTCGCCCGACAGCTCCGGGCTGCCCGAGACGCGGACCAATGGGAGCGGGGCGGGGcctgtgggcggggcttaccAGACAAACTATCCCCCGACTTACTGCCTGCCGGGCGGGGAGGACAACCTCCTGGAGGAGTTCATGTCCGGGGGGGCCGCAGTGCAGCGGCAGGCCCCCATGGAGGCTCAGGGCCCCAGCGGGctggcgggcggcggcggcggcgggaagAAGGCGTGTGCCGTGTCGAACGAGTTTGAGACGTTTGACATGGATGACCTATATTTGTTTTGA
- the uspl1 gene encoding SUMO-specific isopeptidase USPL1 isoform X1, translating to MVMFSTWQRTAWDQKRNSVMQMTSEDPELRALSQDLEGYLGKVQERTSSLENCPWCCAKGWFHALRSYPINLQESIILCTNPQCLYPLVSRPLEDVLADLIPVKAQIGVKRKNGQVLPSDDVAVPPPKRPRSHGDEQGSEASDSSVTGEEPPAIDVDGTAFTVLQDACEEALWKTPPSEGPLASEAVCQGEGAKDQGDDVLVPSCSPSKPTPGESALSSADPLSSVGGFGTFGPPSAGFAPRRASVVEDGKPGGVLFGQANGPPRDGLRPCDLDSTQGGEPLEDLVECLLASAPAEKPRLLDSEGTSVLTGDATKEAEAEATASTWQQADGDVLPRRTHAAPPKEEEGLVSLPARLFWKNNDKLCWLDALLVALVNCRSLRDNGPGEGAPGSPIWELITEYDAVCAAAQAHQLTGRDGVVRVPDGVLQKAHTDLHRIRMAVFQLLQPKLRCRLGRKETPVFALPLLVAGDPWAEGLFEQNFEWELECSSCQSVSQTRVTKPLPTFTNVMDDWHPEKAAHRGPCNLCHQKDQRRTMVLDRVPAVFALHFVDGLPGNDPQSYSFSRGGRRYVVSTVIQYDRDIQHFVTWTRTVDGAWQEFDDLKYPGCRSHQELPVPAQEMHIVFWEADEDPARPACSPSAPVGGPPPSNGPGDEPDQATLLAPSPDRPLLPSYDDGDLDGVLDLSVDRGAAWCHTGDASIGSATLLDAFEGLSHSDIVTLTLTEVRPDAEGKLPAHPTPERGSPDDAVADLTPRRDEALAGSASESESDGHVSRDPTFDPPTPKRTRQAKAKAKAKREKKSGTKPKPPPKVKPPPKVKPPPKPKPPPKVKPPPKPKPPPKVKPPPKPKPPPKVKAPPKTPLSKRGKKEFATAVAMETAATASVPSTNSSPPAVQIPALDTPLQLDRWSFMMSKQPQTRLRATPAPAPAATPAAAAPVRPAPNPAPPRKPRAPRPQLRLESSELPPKNAGMYDAFGVKRRSPSPSWSPAPPTLPEPAGYHTPSAPPPSTPTAAKAVAFTFQTPGATELPRTTPSGKRDRLSDGPVTTDTLRLQLLKKLKAKKKKLEALNQLLQGGAGGGAQAGGGARAGGASPQAVTSSTAPGSSCEDLLTAWLSPTSTVSNRSPDSSGLPETRTNGSGAGPVGGAYQTNYPPTYCLPGGEDNLLEEFMSGGAAVQRQAPMEAQGPSGLAGGGGGGKKACAVSNEFETFDMDDLYLF from the exons ATGGTAATGTTTAGCACATGGCAACGGACGGCCTGGGACCAGAAGAGAAACAGTGTTATGCAAATGACAAGTGAAGACCCCGAGTTGCGGGCCCTGTCCCAAGACCTCGAGGGGTATTTGGGAAAA GTTCAAGAAAGAACTTCCTCATTGGAGAATTGTCCTTGGTGCTGTGCCAAGGGCTGGTTCCATGCACTGCGCTCTTATCCCATCAACTTACAGGAGTCCATCATCCTCTGCACAAATCCACAG TGCCTCTACCCCCTGGTAAGCAGACCTCTGGAGGATGTCTTGGCAGATCTGATTCCGGTGAAGGCGCAGATTGGAGTTAAAAGAAAGAACGGGCAAGTCTTGCCAAGCGATGACGTCGCGGTACCTCCCCCCAAACGGCCGCGGTCTCACGGAGACGAGCAAGGGTCGGAGGCCTCGGACTCTTCGGTCACCGGAGAAGAACCTCCTGCTATCGATGTGGACGGTACGGCGTTCACCGTGCTGCAGGACGCCTGTGAGGAGGCTCTCTGGAAGACGCCTCCCTCAGAAGGCCCCCTCGCTTCTGAGGCTGTGTGTCAAGGGGAGGGCGCTAAGGACCAGGGGGACGATGTTCTCGTACCCTCGTGCTCGCCGAGCAAACCCACGCCAGGGGAGTCTGCGCTTTCTTCGGCCGACCCCCTGTCGTCCGTCGGAGGGTTCGGCACTTTCGGACCCCCGTCGGCAGGGTTTGCGCCTCGCCGTGCCTCGGTGGTAGAGGATGGGAAGCCCGGAGGCGTACTGTTTGGACAGGCAAACGGCCCGCCCCGTGACGGTCTCCGGCCTTGCGATCTGGACTCGACCCAGGGCGGGGAACCCTTGGAGGATTTAGTGGAATGCCTCTTGGCGTCGGCTCCGGCCGAGAAGCCACGGCTTCTGGACAGCGAGGGGACCTCTGTGCTTACGGGGGACGCGACGAAGGAGGCGGAAGCAGAGGCGACGGCCTCGACGTGGCAGCAGGCCGACGGAGACGTGCTCCCCCGACGGACGCACGCCGCGCCGCctaaggaagaggaggggctgGTGTCGCTGCCGGCCAGGCTGTTCTGGAAGAACAACGACAAGCTTTGCTGGCTCGACGCGCTGCTCGTCGCTTTGGTCAACTGTAGGAGCCTGAGGGACAACGGACCCGGAGAAGGGGCCCCGGGGTCCCCCATATGGGAGCTCATCACGGAGTACGACGCGGTCTGCGCCGCTGCCCAGGCGCACCAGCTCACTGGCAGAG ATGGTGTTGTGAGGGTCCCAGACGGGGTGCTGCAGAAGGCCCACACCGACCTGCACCGCATCCGCATGGCCGTCTtccagctgctgcagcccaAACTACGCTGCCGCCTGG GCCGGAAGGAGACCCCGGTGTTCGCCTTGCCCCTCCTGGTGGCCGGCGACCCGTGGGCCGAGGGCCTCTTCGAGCAGAACTTCGAATGGGAGCTTGAGTGCAGCAGCTGTCAGAGCGTCAGCCAGACCAG GGTGACCAAGCCACTGCCAACGTTCACCAACGTGATGGACGACTGGCATCCGGAGAAGGCGGCCCACCGTGGGCCCTGCAACCTGTGTCACCAGAAGGACCAGCGCAGGACGATGGTGTTGGACAG GGTCCCTGCCGTGTTTGCCCTGCACTTTGTGGACGGGCTGCCGGGCAACGACCCCCAGAGCTACTCCTTCAGCCGCGGCGGGCGCCGCTACGTCGTGTCCACCGTCATCCAGTACGACCGGGACATCCAGCACTTTGTCACCTGGACGCGCACCGTCGACG GAGCGTGGCAGGAGTTCGACGACCTGAAATATCCCGGCTGCCGCAGCCACCAGGAGCTCCCCGTCCCAGCCCAGGAGATGCACATCGTCTTCTGGGAGGCGGACGAGGACCCCGCCCGCCCGGCCTGCTCCCCCTCCGCCCCGGTCGGGGGACCCCCGCCTTCCAATGGACCAGGCGACGAGCCGGACCAGGCGACGCTGCTGGCCCCGTCTCCGGACCGGCCCCTCCTCCCGTCGTACGACGACGGGGACCTCGATGGCGTGCTCGACCTGTCCGTGGACAGAGGCGCGGCGTGGTGCCACACAGGTGACGCGTCCATCGGGTCGGCCACGCTGCTGGACGCCTTCGAGGGCCTGTCCCACAGCGACATCGTGACGCTCACGCTGACGGAGGTCCGGCCGGACGCTGAGGGGAAGCTGCCGGCCCACCCGACGCCAGAGAGGGGCTCTCCGGACGACGCCGTCGCCGACCTGACGCCCCGGAGAGACGAGGCTCTCGCTGGGTCTGCGTCCGAGTCCGAAAGCGATGGACACGTGTCAAGGGATCCCACGTttgaccccccaacccccaagcGAACACGCCAGGCTAAAGCCAAAGCCAAAGCCAAGAGGGAAAAGAAAAGTGGCACGAAACCGAAGCCTCCCCCGAAAGTGAAGCCTCCCCCGAAAGTGAAGCCTCCCCCGAAACCAAAGCCTCCCCCAAAAGTGAAGCCTCCCCCGAAACCAAAGCCTCCCCCAAAAGTGAAGCCTCCCCCGAAACCGAAGCCTCCCCCGAAAGTGAAGGCTCCCCCGAAAACTCCTCTTTCAAAGCGTGGCAAAAAAGAGTTCGCAACCGCCGTGGCCATGGAAACGGCTGCTACCGCCAGCGTTCCATCGACGAACTCCTCTCCGCCGGCTGTTCAGATCCCTGCGCTCGATACCCCGCTGCAGCTGGACCGCTGGAGCTTCATGATGAGCAAACAGCCTCAGACCCGGCTCAGAGCCACCCCCGCTCCGGCGCCGGCCGCGACGCCGGCCGCGGCGGCCCCCGTGAGGCCCGCCCCCAACCCCGCCCCTCCGAGGAAACCCAGGGCGCCCCGGCCCCAGCTGAGGCTGGAGAGCAGCGAGCTGCCGCCGAAGAACGCCGGGATGTACGACGCCTTCGGCGTGAAACGTAGGTCTCCCTCGCCGTCGTGGTCGCCGGCGCCGCCAACTCTCCCTGAGCCCGCGGGGTACCACACTCCTTCAGCCCCGCCCCCGAGCACGCCGACCGCGGCCAAGGCGGTCGCCTTCACCTTCCAGACCCCCGGAGCCACGGAGCTCCCCAGGACCACGCCCTCGGGGAAACGCGACCGCCTCTCGGACGGTCCCGTCACCACGGACACCCTCCGACTCCAGCTGCTGAAGAAGCTCAaggccaagaagaagaagctggaggCGCTGAACCAGCTGCTgcagggcggggccgggggcggggcccaggccgggggcggggcccgggccGGGGGGGCCTCCCCCCAGGCCGTCACCTCTAGCACGGCCCCGGGGTCGAGCTGCGAGGACCTGCTCACCGCCTGGCTGTCGCCCACCTCCACCGTCAGCAACCGGTCGCCCGACAGCTCCGGGCTGCCCGAGACGCGGACCAATGGGAGCGGGGCGGGGcctgtgggcggggcttaccAGACAAACTATCCCCCGACTTACTGCCTGCCGGGCGGGGAGGACAACCTCCTGGAGGAGTTCATGTCCGGGGGGGCCGCAGTGCAGCGGCAGGCCCCCATGGAGGCTCAGGGCCCCAGCGGGctggcgggcggcggcggcggcgggaagAAGGCGTGTGCCGTGTCGAACGAGTTTGAGACGTTTGACATGGATGACCTATATTTGTTTTGA
- the uspl1 gene encoding SUMO-specific isopeptidase USPL1 isoform X3, with protein MVQERTSSLENCPWCCAKGWFHALRSYPINLQESIILCTNPQCLYPLVSRPLEDVLADLIPVKAQIGVKRKNGQVLPSDDVAVPPPKRPRSHGDEQGSEASDSSVTGEEPPAIDVDGTAFTVLQDACEEALWKTPPSEGPLASEAVCQGEGAKDQGDDVLVPSCSPSKPTPGESALSSADPLSSVGGFGTFGPPSAGFAPRRASVVEDGKPGGVLFGQANGPPRDGLRPCDLDSTQGGEPLEDLVECLLASAPAEKPRLLDSEGTSVLTGDATKEAEAEATASTWQQADGDVLPRRTHAAPPKEEEGLVSLPARLFWKNNDKLCWLDALLVALVNCRSLRDNGPGEGAPGSPIWELITEYDAVCAAAQAHQLTGRDGVVRVPDGVLQKAHTDLHRIRMAVFQLLQPKLRCRLGRKETPVFALPLLVAGDPWAEGLFEQNFEWELECSSCQSVSQTRVTKPLPTFTNVMDDWHPEKAAHRGPCNLCHQKDQRRTMVLDRVPAVFALHFVDGLPGNDPQSYSFSRGGRRYVVSTVIQYDRDIQHFVTWTRTVDGAWQEFDDLKYPGCRSHQELPVPAQEMHIVFWEADEDPARPACSPSAPVGGPPPSNGPGDEPDQATLLAPSPDRPLLPSYDDGDLDGVLDLSVDRGAAWCHTGDASIGSATLLDAFEGLSHSDIVTLTLTEVRPDAEGKLPAHPTPERGSPDDAVADLTPRRDEALAGSASESESDGHVSRDPTFDPPTPKRTRQAKAKAKAKREKKSGTKPKPPPKVKPPPKVKPPPKPKPPPKVKPPPKPKPPPKVKPPPKPKPPPKVKAPPKTPLSKRGKKEFATAVAMETAATASVPSTNSSPPAVQIPALDTPLQLDRWSFMMSKQPQTRLRATPAPAPAATPAAAAPVRPAPNPAPPRKPRAPRPQLRLESSELPPKNAGMYDAFGVKRRSPSPSWSPAPPTLPEPAGYHTPSAPPPSTPTAAKAVAFTFQTPGATELPRTTPSGKRDRLSDGPVTTDTLRLQLLKKLKAKKKKLEALNQLLQGGAGGGAQAGGGARAGGASPQAVTSSTAPGSSCEDLLTAWLSPTSTVSNRSPDSSGLPETRTNGSGAGPVGGAYQTNYPPTYCLPGGEDNLLEEFMSGGAAVQRQAPMEAQGPSGLAGGGGGGKKACAVSNEFETFDMDDLYLF; from the exons ATG GTTCAAGAAAGAACTTCCTCATTGGAGAATTGTCCTTGGTGCTGTGCCAAGGGCTGGTTCCATGCACTGCGCTCTTATCCCATCAACTTACAGGAGTCCATCATCCTCTGCACAAATCCACAG TGCCTCTACCCCCTGGTAAGCAGACCTCTGGAGGATGTCTTGGCAGATCTGATTCCGGTGAAGGCGCAGATTGGAGTTAAAAGAAAGAACGGGCAAGTCTTGCCAAGCGATGACGTCGCGGTACCTCCCCCCAAACGGCCGCGGTCTCACGGAGACGAGCAAGGGTCGGAGGCCTCGGACTCTTCGGTCACCGGAGAAGAACCTCCTGCTATCGATGTGGACGGTACGGCGTTCACCGTGCTGCAGGACGCCTGTGAGGAGGCTCTCTGGAAGACGCCTCCCTCAGAAGGCCCCCTCGCTTCTGAGGCTGTGTGTCAAGGGGAGGGCGCTAAGGACCAGGGGGACGATGTTCTCGTACCCTCGTGCTCGCCGAGCAAACCCACGCCAGGGGAGTCTGCGCTTTCTTCGGCCGACCCCCTGTCGTCCGTCGGAGGGTTCGGCACTTTCGGACCCCCGTCGGCAGGGTTTGCGCCTCGCCGTGCCTCGGTGGTAGAGGATGGGAAGCCCGGAGGCGTACTGTTTGGACAGGCAAACGGCCCGCCCCGTGACGGTCTCCGGCCTTGCGATCTGGACTCGACCCAGGGCGGGGAACCCTTGGAGGATTTAGTGGAATGCCTCTTGGCGTCGGCTCCGGCCGAGAAGCCACGGCTTCTGGACAGCGAGGGGACCTCTGTGCTTACGGGGGACGCGACGAAGGAGGCGGAAGCAGAGGCGACGGCCTCGACGTGGCAGCAGGCCGACGGAGACGTGCTCCCCCGACGGACGCACGCCGCGCCGCctaaggaagaggaggggctgGTGTCGCTGCCGGCCAGGCTGTTCTGGAAGAACAACGACAAGCTTTGCTGGCTCGACGCGCTGCTCGTCGCTTTGGTCAACTGTAGGAGCCTGAGGGACAACGGACCCGGAGAAGGGGCCCCGGGGTCCCCCATATGGGAGCTCATCACGGAGTACGACGCGGTCTGCGCCGCTGCCCAGGCGCACCAGCTCACTGGCAGAG ATGGTGTTGTGAGGGTCCCAGACGGGGTGCTGCAGAAGGCCCACACCGACCTGCACCGCATCCGCATGGCCGTCTtccagctgctgcagcccaAACTACGCTGCCGCCTGG GCCGGAAGGAGACCCCGGTGTTCGCCTTGCCCCTCCTGGTGGCCGGCGACCCGTGGGCCGAGGGCCTCTTCGAGCAGAACTTCGAATGGGAGCTTGAGTGCAGCAGCTGTCAGAGCGTCAGCCAGACCAG GGTGACCAAGCCACTGCCAACGTTCACCAACGTGATGGACGACTGGCATCCGGAGAAGGCGGCCCACCGTGGGCCCTGCAACCTGTGTCACCAGAAGGACCAGCGCAGGACGATGGTGTTGGACAG GGTCCCTGCCGTGTTTGCCCTGCACTTTGTGGACGGGCTGCCGGGCAACGACCCCCAGAGCTACTCCTTCAGCCGCGGCGGGCGCCGCTACGTCGTGTCCACCGTCATCCAGTACGACCGGGACATCCAGCACTTTGTCACCTGGACGCGCACCGTCGACG GAGCGTGGCAGGAGTTCGACGACCTGAAATATCCCGGCTGCCGCAGCCACCAGGAGCTCCCCGTCCCAGCCCAGGAGATGCACATCGTCTTCTGGGAGGCGGACGAGGACCCCGCCCGCCCGGCCTGCTCCCCCTCCGCCCCGGTCGGGGGACCCCCGCCTTCCAATGGACCAGGCGACGAGCCGGACCAGGCGACGCTGCTGGCCCCGTCTCCGGACCGGCCCCTCCTCCCGTCGTACGACGACGGGGACCTCGATGGCGTGCTCGACCTGTCCGTGGACAGAGGCGCGGCGTGGTGCCACACAGGTGACGCGTCCATCGGGTCGGCCACGCTGCTGGACGCCTTCGAGGGCCTGTCCCACAGCGACATCGTGACGCTCACGCTGACGGAGGTCCGGCCGGACGCTGAGGGGAAGCTGCCGGCCCACCCGACGCCAGAGAGGGGCTCTCCGGACGACGCCGTCGCCGACCTGACGCCCCGGAGAGACGAGGCTCTCGCTGGGTCTGCGTCCGAGTCCGAAAGCGATGGACACGTGTCAAGGGATCCCACGTttgaccccccaacccccaagcGAACACGCCAGGCTAAAGCCAAAGCCAAAGCCAAGAGGGAAAAGAAAAGTGGCACGAAACCGAAGCCTCCCCCGAAAGTGAAGCCTCCCCCGAAAGTGAAGCCTCCCCCGAAACCAAAGCCTCCCCCAAAAGTGAAGCCTCCCCCGAAACCAAAGCCTCCCCCAAAAGTGAAGCCTCCCCCGAAACCGAAGCCTCCCCCGAAAGTGAAGGCTCCCCCGAAAACTCCTCTTTCAAAGCGTGGCAAAAAAGAGTTCGCAACCGCCGTGGCCATGGAAACGGCTGCTACCGCCAGCGTTCCATCGACGAACTCCTCTCCGCCGGCTGTTCAGATCCCTGCGCTCGATACCCCGCTGCAGCTGGACCGCTGGAGCTTCATGATGAGCAAACAGCCTCAGACCCGGCTCAGAGCCACCCCCGCTCCGGCGCCGGCCGCGACGCCGGCCGCGGCGGCCCCCGTGAGGCCCGCCCCCAACCCCGCCCCTCCGAGGAAACCCAGGGCGCCCCGGCCCCAGCTGAGGCTGGAGAGCAGCGAGCTGCCGCCGAAGAACGCCGGGATGTACGACGCCTTCGGCGTGAAACGTAGGTCTCCCTCGCCGTCGTGGTCGCCGGCGCCGCCAACTCTCCCTGAGCCCGCGGGGTACCACACTCCTTCAGCCCCGCCCCCGAGCACGCCGACCGCGGCCAAGGCGGTCGCCTTCACCTTCCAGACCCCCGGAGCCACGGAGCTCCCCAGGACCACGCCCTCGGGGAAACGCGACCGCCTCTCGGACGGTCCCGTCACCACGGACACCCTCCGACTCCAGCTGCTGAAGAAGCTCAaggccaagaagaagaagctggaggCGCTGAACCAGCTGCTgcagggcggggccgggggcggggcccaggccgggggcggggcccgggccGGGGGGGCCTCCCCCCAGGCCGTCACCTCTAGCACGGCCCCGGGGTCGAGCTGCGAGGACCTGCTCACCGCCTGGCTGTCGCCCACCTCCACCGTCAGCAACCGGTCGCCCGACAGCTCCGGGCTGCCCGAGACGCGGACCAATGGGAGCGGGGCGGGGcctgtgggcggggcttaccAGACAAACTATCCCCCGACTTACTGCCTGCCGGGCGGGGAGGACAACCTCCTGGAGGAGTTCATGTCCGGGGGGGCCGCAGTGCAGCGGCAGGCCCCCATGGAGGCTCAGGGCCCCAGCGGGctggcgggcggcggcggcggcgggaagAAGGCGTGTGCCGTGTCGAACGAGTTTGAGACGTTTGACATGGATGACCTATATTTGTTTTGA